A window from Candidatus Hydrogenedentota bacterium encodes these proteins:
- a CDS encoding IMP cyclohydrolase, protein MVEKDLKQMYRSRTEGNFPETVEILGRPYVKIENLRYGTNPHQPAAFYRPADGRPVVLGAYKMLKSGKSGLSQTNIEDMHHAVGMLKYMQRPACAVMKHCNPSGVAIQQEGMPLSEVYRRARDADAQAAFGGVVVFNTTVDAETAGEIMQSVMEGVAAPKFDPEAIDILNDADRFKKNREIRVVELPDFSALPKFIDEGTDVLEIKVFDDGSVVLATPYLSRVRSVADLVPAYNEHKTKGRIEIARKPTARELDDLLFAWYVNIHVRSNGCVIAKNGQTLCVGTGEQDRVGAVRKALSKAAEKYKGCETMDGAVMSSDGFFPFRDAVDAALGAGVTAIVQPGGSVNDYEAIEACNEAGATMMFSMERCFSHH, encoded by the coding sequence ATGGTGGAAAAAGACCTGAAACAGATGTACCGTTCGCGGACGGAAGGGAATTTCCCGGAAACGGTTGAAATCCTGGGGCGTCCCTACGTCAAGATCGAAAACCTGCGGTACGGAACGAATCCGCATCAACCCGCGGCGTTCTATCGCCCCGCGGACGGCCGCCCTGTCGTGTTGGGCGCCTACAAGATGCTGAAATCGGGCAAGAGCGGCCTTTCGCAAACCAACATCGAGGACATGCACCACGCCGTGGGCATGCTCAAATACATGCAGCGGCCCGCCTGTGCGGTCATGAAGCACTGCAACCCGTCCGGCGTCGCCATTCAACAGGAGGGAATGCCGCTCTCCGAAGTCTATCGGCGCGCCCGTGATGCGGACGCTCAGGCCGCTTTCGGCGGCGTGGTGGTGTTCAACACGACAGTGGATGCCGAGACCGCCGGGGAGATCATGCAGAGCGTCATGGAAGGCGTGGCGGCCCCGAAATTCGATCCGGAAGCGATCGATATTCTAAATGACGCGGATCGTTTCAAGAAGAATCGCGAGATTCGCGTGGTCGAACTGCCCGATTTTTCAGCCTTGCCGAAGTTTATTGACGAAGGGACGGACGTGCTCGAAATCAAGGTGTTTGATGACGGCAGCGTGGTCCTGGCGACGCCGTATTTGTCCCGCGTGAGAAGCGTGGCCGACCTTGTGCCGGCCTACAACGAACACAAGACGAAAGGCCGGATAGAAATTGCGCGAAAGCCCACCGCGCGGGAACTCGACGATCTGTTGTTTGCATGGTATGTCAACATTCACGTACGCTCGAACGGCTGCGTCATCGCCAAAAACGGACAAACGCTGTGCGTGGGCACGGGCGAACAGGATCGCGTCGGCGCGGTGCGAAAGGCGCTATCGAAGGCCGCGGAGAAATACAAGGGCTGTGAAACCATGGACGGCGCCGTGATGTCGTCGGACGGCTTTTTCCCGTTCCGCGACGCGGTGGACGCGGCGCTGGGCGCGGGCGTCACGGCGATTGTGCAGCCGGGCGGCAGCGTCAACGACTACGAGGCCATCGAAGCGTGCAACGAGGCCGGCGCCACGATGATGTTCTCGATGGAACGTTGCTTCTCGCACCACTGA
- a CDS encoding transglutaminase-like domain-containing protein, translating to MVSLSLFPRLLVAQDLDVRSLVGEDWYGLYLNGQKAGYSINSVSVDENEQAAVSEDAHFRVKMSGQHQDMRICMRRLYAKDGSLIRIDQRIDDPGGAKQFEAWVDNGVFRLKSTVGGLVKESELPKPRESLKDALKQVELTGPNAKIGDSVSFSMFEPMYEREIDGTSRIESIEERMFEGAPTTVYRIKSVMPDLGIESDTYVAADGRTLEDRIGGIITMRLEPREMAQDIDYSNDVIVSNAAQADRRVENPRTRDSLRLRIMGPLAENHLFNDGRQRMAMKEGFVAFESKRSDPSSFRGTPRPVGEASVQEWLKPTLLVQSGDPRLIAKAHEIIGDERDAFVAGEALCHWVYKYVKTTYSARLSNALEVLDDPQGDCTEHSILFVGLARAAGIPAREVAGLIYVNEGEPAFYFHQWAMIWAGQWVDVDPTFDQPVADVTHVKLAEGDLYQQAKLIPVIGRLKIAVEPEEENDTP from the coding sequence ATGGTTTCACTATCGTTGTTTCCCCGGTTGCTCGTCGCGCAGGACCTTGATGTCCGGTCGCTGGTGGGCGAGGACTGGTATGGGCTGTATCTCAACGGCCAGAAGGCGGGCTATTCGATAAACAGCGTGTCGGTGGACGAGAATGAACAGGCCGCGGTTTCCGAGGACGCCCATTTCCGCGTCAAGATGTCCGGCCAACATCAGGATATGCGCATCTGCATGCGGCGTCTCTATGCAAAGGACGGGTCGCTTATCCGCATTGACCAGCGGATTGACGATCCCGGAGGCGCAAAGCAATTCGAGGCATGGGTGGACAACGGCGTATTCCGGTTGAAGAGCACCGTGGGCGGACTCGTCAAGGAATCCGAACTCCCCAAGCCGCGGGAATCACTGAAGGATGCGTTGAAGCAGGTCGAATTGACCGGCCCGAATGCCAAGATCGGCGATTCGGTCTCGTTCAGCATGTTCGAGCCGATGTACGAACGCGAGATAGACGGTACGAGCCGAATCGAGTCCATCGAGGAACGGATGTTCGAGGGCGCGCCGACCACAGTGTACCGAATCAAATCCGTCATGCCGGATCTCGGCATCGAATCCGACACCTATGTCGCTGCGGACGGCCGGACGCTCGAGGATCGCATCGGGGGCATCATTACGATGCGGCTCGAACCCAGGGAAATGGCCCAGGACATTGATTACAGCAACGACGTGATAGTGTCGAACGCGGCGCAGGCCGACCGGCGCGTCGAAAATCCCCGGACGCGCGATTCGCTGCGGCTGCGCATCATGGGGCCGCTGGCGGAGAACCACCTTTTCAATGACGGCCGGCAGCGGATGGCGATGAAAGAGGGCTTTGTGGCGTTCGAGTCGAAGCGGAGCGATCCATCCTCTTTTCGCGGCACTCCGCGACCGGTGGGCGAGGCGTCCGTGCAGGAATGGCTGAAGCCCACGCTGCTGGTGCAAAGCGGCGATCCCCGGTTGATTGCGAAGGCGCATGAGATAATCGGCGATGAACGGGACGCCTTTGTCGCGGGCGAGGCCTTGTGCCATTGGGTTTACAAGTATGTAAAGACGACCTACTCCGCCCGGTTGAGCAACGCGCTGGAGGTGCTCGACGATCCGCAGGGCGATTGCACCGAGCACAGCATTCTGTTCGTCGGGCTGGCGCGGGCCGCCGGCATTCCCGCGCGGGAAGTCGCGGGCCTGATCTATGTCAACGAGGGGGAACCGGCTTTTTACTTCCATCAATGGGCGATGATCTGGGCGGGCCAATGGGTGGATGTGGACCCGACCTTTGATCAGCCGGTAGCCGATGTCACGCATGTCAAACTTGCCGAGGGCGATTTGTACCAGCAAGCCAAATTGATCCCGGTCATTGGACGGCTGAAAATTGCCGTCGAACCCGAAGAGGAGAACGATACGCCATGA